CAGTTCTCCACAGCCTGTAAAAACTCAGGAACGTCAAAGAAATCGCCGTCCTGGATAGATTTTGTAATTCTTGTCAGTTCCTGATAAACGATGCGGCCGGCTCCCATGTTTAAATGGCCAACCTCGGAATTTCCCATCTGTCCGTCGGGAAGTCCAACGGCAAGACCGCTGGCATTACCCTTTACAAACGGGCACTGACTCATCAG
This DNA window, taken from Anaerotignum faecicola, encodes the following:
- a CDS encoding 2,3-bisphosphoglycerate-independent phosphoglycerate mutase (catalyzes the interconversion of 2-phosphoglycerate and 3-phosphoglycerate), translated to LMSQCPFVKGNASGLAVGLPDGQMGNSEVGHLNMGAGRIVYQELTRITKSIQDGDFFDVPEFLQAVENCKKNHSALHLWGLVSDGGVHSHNTHIYGLLELAKRNGLDKVYVHCFLDGRDTPPASGKGFVEELE